GATGTCAAATTATGCATACACGTGCGTAATACCGAAGTCCACGAATCATAAGTCCAGCGGTTATCAAAGCTACATGATCATACACTGTCATGTACACGTCTCCGTTGTatccttttgttccttttttaatgttcttttactTGTATAAACATGAACCTACCAAATTTCGTACGATTTAGGATATCTAATCACTGTCTAATCAGAAGCACAGCAAACAAGGAGGAAAGGTAGATATACTTTAtacctgaaattcaaagaaagcgATATACTGAACACCCATATTTAAGCTGCAATATACCGTATACCCGATTTAAAACGCCCCTGAATACCGAATACACAAAAACCCTGGCCGACCCTGATATCTGCAATAAGAGGACATAAGTGCAACGGTACCCTGCTAggagtctggcactaataatcaGTGCCAGACCACTCGCAGACATCTCGCCGGCTCGCGGCGAAGAAACGCTCGTACGCAAGCGCTACTAAAAGTGCTACTAATAATGAGGGCCTGCTCGCAAGTCTGACTAGTCGTCAGGCGCCCCACGGTTTCCTACTTGATCTTTCTCTCTCACACCGAAGTTTCCTTCCCTCGTCGTGTATTTGTAATTGACCAAATAACATCTTATAttgtaaatgaataaatagcGAACAGATGACTCGGGACCATAGTTACAACTGTATATTATTGACCAATTAGAACACTTGTTTTATTGAGATCGATGCGCATGCTCGACTTCTGAAAGCTGCTGCACATGCTCAGTGTGTATTGATCGAAGGAGACATCTTAGGACTAGCGTGGTGTACGAGTCAAGGTTCCTTGTTGTATGCGGATATGACTGGCTCGCCTTCAGGACGCAAGCTTTTTGTGGGCGGCCTGCCTCCTAAGGTCGACGAGAAGGCTCTGAGAGATGTGTTTGCTCGTTTTTGGCACATCGAAGAAGGTTTGTGAACATCGGCATGGCTCAATTCACCTCAGACTTGTGACAACTTGGCGTTAGATATGCTTCCTGCCTAATGCGCGATTAATACTGTAGGATCCTTCAATCTAGAGTTAAATCGAGACAAGTTTAAACTTCAGCAGCACCAGATAATTATAATGGTACAAAACCGTAAAACAATTTCCTTAAAAGGAATCATCGTGTTACGTTATTAGATTACCATATTGCATGTTCAACTGTCTTAAACTCCTTAATTTCTTGACCATCTTCATAATTAGTGATATCGATTTGTTCGAGGTTCTTTCTGtggaaaatgatgaaattttaGCGGACTGGCAAGGGTACAATTTTTGAActgatttaaaagcaaaaacagtGGCGACCATGAGAGTTTTGAAACTGTAATCGATTCCGGGTGAATGTTAATCCCATACTTCGAAGTAGGTAACAAAGGCAAGTTGCTGGAGAGTGGCAAGGTCTTTAGTGGTTCTATAAACATGTTTTAACACATACCAACTACCAGAATCGTACAAATGACTTGTTCAGAGCATCGGTTTTACCAATGAGCTAAGCTTTAACATATTAACTTTACAGATTgataaaatatgatttattttaGCTGACTTGCACTCTTTGAAACCTGAAGATATTTttggggtggggggaggggagggggggttggaTTGGGTGAGGGTTAAACAGCaatattattaatgataataacacTCTAATTCTCTTAATGCTTCCAAACTTAGTTAGCCTCTGAAGCAGAagactgagtttttttttttatttaccagCGATAATTGTAACTGACCGTGAGACACACAAGAGCCGTGGCTTTGGATATGTTGTGTTTAGTAATCCTGAGGATGCAAAAGAGGCAATTTCAACAATGGCTGGCGAACGTGGCAAGGTTTGTATCCTTATGATTGAATTTTTATAAGGGTGAAAAAGTGCAAAAATGTGACAGGGCTGCATTAAAAAATGTTACTTTTACACAAGGCTGGCTATGATTGGAGAAAGGAATTGACTGTGAGAAGGTTTTGAGAACTTTATTAAACCTTTACATTGTAACATCGGTAGGgacattctccatactgttctctatacattttcttaggTGTGTACAAGGAggatttgttcaacaatcaagagcctttttagttggtgaccatttccattattcttgatcttaatatttgattcaagggtaatATTAGGAGAAGGAATTAGTACTCAGTGCtcccatttaaccctttaactcccaagatttcattagtaattctcctaactgtctacTGTACAATttatataatgttagtttggagaatttggaattggatcaaccaataattccctgatcaatattttctttattctcattacttgtctgcttgatgtcATATTGACagtgtatggagaaattctgtctaggtcactagtGGAACTTAAACTGTTAAATAGGGTATAGAGAGGTAGTTCTTTCATCCTCGGTGACCTTTAAAATGGACACTAGGATGGGTGATATACAATATTCaagctcatctaaatccaagatggtgtctaATTATTGATCAAGATGCATGTTCTGCGTTTtggaaattaaacaaacttaacgaggaagtttgctgcggatttctctttgcaaatctttttaattcactatatctctatGTATGGTTATGACGAAGCCTTCTAGCCGCCAATTTGGTGACtacttttcaggatttggttgccaaagtgaaaacttagtcgcattggcgcctaTATCAGGTGCAATTTCACACCCTGTTTGGGGAAGGGCCTCCTGTTCTTAGGGAGGTCTGCACTCATATAGGAAATTTGGAGGATCCAGGCTCTTGCAGTAGCACTCTCCTGCACTGTGAGGACTTCTTTTCCCCCTGCTTTGTTGTCTCTTGAAGTCAAACAATTTGAACAAATGTGAAGTGAATTGCTTATACACATGTATAGTGATGTTTGTGTAAAGGTCACAAGCTCATAGCCATCTCATGTCAGGCAGGTATGGGTAAATCTACTCATACCTGTGGCTGCTCTTGAAACCCCTGAACACATTTTAGATAACAAAACAGTAGTGTTACCCTGGTTAGTTAAATTTTCTATCTTtcaaacattgttttttttttggcatcaGTGATGTATGAACCCTATGTTGGAAGGGTTTGGAGGAGGTAATCTTGCATGAGATTTTCTGTGGAGCTTATTCAGTGGAACTAAACAATATAAAAACTCAGCAGcagttgtgtttatttgtttggtCAATCTTTggtcaatctttttttcctttagaaattTTTCAACCATGAAATGACCCTTGAGTATGCAAAAGATAAGGATTCCGCGGCACCAAGAGGAAGAGGAGGGCGTGGAGGGGGTCGTGGAGGGTTCAGAGGAGGCTATTCAGATAGAGGTCGTGGACCACCTCCAACACGTGGCCCTCCATTCAGAGGGCCTCACCCTGGTGAACGTGGTCCTCCCGGAAGGTCAGCTTATAAATCTGTGTCCTGATTTTTGAATggggaaagaaaaatgacagCAAAAAGTAATAGCTTATAGAAAAGTGTTTTGTTGCTGATTGGTAGAAAATCGCTTTGGGGAATTTGAagatctgaggtttgattcctcatagCAACTCAGATTTGTTTCCTTGTCTCACACTTACACTTATGACTAGAttcgaaaacatctttctttgaattaaattatttatagaCTTTTAGCCTTTTAAAGGTTGAGGCCTGGTCAAAGCTTGGTAAATAAATGTGCTGGACAAAAATGTTTAACCTTTTTCACCCCGATATCAGCATATgtattctccataatgttctctacaTTTTGTAGGGTTCTGTCAAGGAAAATACATTAAACAagcaagaacttctttagtctgttatcaattcctttattcttgtgaccttacaGTGTGGTTCATGTGTGATGTTGTAAAGACACTCAGAGCATCTAGCGTCAGTTTTAGCGGAGATCCTTTGTAAaccctttcccttttttttagtttgatttttttttacatgctTTGGAATTCTTAAGACTGAATTATGTTGTTTTGTAGTCACATTGGGTGTAAGTTAACATTGATTATTGTATTATTTGCCTTGTTGTATTATAAGTTATCATTGACCCTGTCAATGTACAAGGTTTACCTGACCCATCATtgtttttgtgattttgaacCTTATAGGCCACGCGATGGTCCCCCTCCCCCCCGTAGAGATCACATGCCTCCCCCTAGCAGAGGACCCCCTAGGGGACCCCCAGGAGAACCACCCAGAGGACCACCTCCACGTGAGAGGTAAGAAGCTAACTGCTTTCACCTAAATTTACCATTTATTTACCAGGTTTTACTAAAAATCCCACAGTTATTGAAATACTGTTAGAGAAATTTTTGCAGCAGCCATTTCCTAGTTCTGTACAGAATCGAATGCATAATTTACCAATAACAGGTTTTGATTTTTTGCAGGGGTGTTCATAGGAACTGGCAACTGGCCAAAGCCTTTAGCCAGGCTGCCATTTTAAGTTGGATATGTTCACCTCAGTTTATAATAATTCatatttaaagtatttttgattattgaattagttaaaaagaaatttgtacagCAGCCAGTTCTCTGTTTTAAGGGCAACTGATTCATAATTTACCAGTATTGGGTTAAGACTTATGAATCATTACCATATCATTGCTTTGAAGGTTGGCGTGACTTTGTGGAATACCTGGTTGTAGATATGCAATGTAGAGTACATTTAGTGTAAACAATCATAGTATTGATGAACAAGTCACTTAaaatttaatcaatattttttctagATATGATGACTATGGACCCCCTCCTGACCGTGGGTACCCCTCAAGGGATTATGATCGTGGAGGCTACAGTGACCGCGAGAGGGAGAGGCCACCTAGCTACAGTAACGACTACTATGGCAGCAGGTATGAAGAATCATGCAGTGTTCATGCACAGAACATAACATACAGTAGTTGTAGTTCACTCACAGAGAAATACTCATGGTAGAGGTTGAGCAAGTCAGCCACTCAATCCCACTTCAAAATGCGCAAGCTTGAAACATTCATGTTTggtcatttaaccctttaacacccagaagtgattaacataaaacttctccctacaatatccatacattcttcagcaaacaggtaatgagaatattcaaactcatcaggtagaagctgctgtcttgatctagcaccaagttctcataactaatttacaaggaaatgtgtagcagctacaggggagaattaatgatcagatcttggaagttggtaaccagtcaactcgccgacggaccaactcgccgacgtataaaatcgagtagagacgtcggcgagttggtcgtcaatccaatacaacttattagaagttaaacatacagaaaagtaaacgatatttagtaaaaaaacactggtgaacattggtgaacatctaacagaagcttaaacattggtgaacatcaccaatgactataacagcttaagacgcgaacgagaagttattgtgcgacaactacaccgtaaagactcatcgtgtcaatcgctcagatttttcaacgaaaacttggctttctagacaagatctttagtaaaaagcatttctttttatttgcaaaaaagtttataaggatctcaaggcgaaaaaagggaagtaaacatcaccaatgactcaaACAGCTTcaaacgcgaacgagttattgtgtgacaacaacaccgtaaagactcatcatgttaatcgctcagattttttaacgaaaacttggctttctagacaagatctttagtaaaaagcgattctttttatttgtaacaaagtttataaggatctcaaggcgaataaagcgacgttaacatcgccaatgaacaaaattggctGTAGACGCCAATGAGTTGTgtgagtcattggtgatgtttacttcgctttattcgccttgagatccttataaactttgttgcaaataaaaagaaatgctttttactaaagatctcgtctagaaagccaagttttcgttaaaaaatctgagcgattgacatgtcgcacaataactcgttcgcgtcttaagctgttatagtcattggtgatgttcaccaatgttcaccagtgtttttttactaaatatcgtttacttttctgtatgtttaacttctaataagttgtattggatttgacgaccaactcgccgacgtctctactcgattttatacgtcggcaagttggtccgtcggcgagttgaccgtaattccttggaagttaaagggttaaaagtcaGTTACAGTTCAGTAATTACACTAAAATATAAAACGACCTAGAATCATGGTAACAAACGGTCAATTGAACTTTACTACTTCAATACGCTCTAAATGCTATTGTAGAGaagtaagtttgaaaaaattaagatcgTGAtcatgaatttttcaaaacaccTTGTGGAGAGTCCATAGTGTAGGGAAAATTAGATCATTGGTGAGCTGACATTGTTACTGAAAGAAATACAGCAAACTAAAACTGCATGTTAGTGCTGTggtcaaatgtttttctttgttctcggAGAGAAAGGCTGAGGTTAGATTCCTCATGGAGAGTccgaattaatttttttgtccccCGCACgggacaagacgaaaaacatctttctttacaactcttttcttgatttgaaaaattttccaagagtttcttttttttcctttgccttgtgtggtttaaaaatttaagaataaGTAAACATTTGAACCAGCACCACAATATGCGACATAAACCAACGATGTTTGCCCATGGATTTCAGATATCCACCGCATGAACGTGGTGGAGGTGGCAGCAGTGCAGGTGGTGGAAGCAGTTACTCCAGCAGTGAGCGTGGTTATGGCCCACCCATGGATAGAGGTTACGGCAGCTCAGACCGTTACAGTAGTGCCGAAAGAGGATACTCCAGTGACAGAGGTTATGATGACAGGTAAATAGTGTCTCTTATTGTAGAATTTCAGTTACCTTTTGAGCCTGCGTTCTTCTGGCATTACCCATAGACAAAGGGCGCAGTCTCTTATGACAGACGGTGCCGTTACTGCTCCATAAGTGGCGAATTCGCGAATGCCGTGTTAAAACATGGTGATGAATGATAGTCGGTTTCTCTAGCTTCTTCGTCTTTGTTGTTTATGAAGCGAAGTGCCGAACGAGAGAGAGAAAACCCTTCATTTAGATAGACAGATATACTGTTACTGACTTATCAGTAACCTCGATGGTGTTGCAGGTACTCAGTAAAGTTACAATTTCTCTTATAATGCCTCATTATCCAACGAGTGTCGTACTCGTAGTCGtatct
This region of Pocillopora verrucosa isolate sample1 chromosome 3, ASM3666991v2, whole genome shotgun sequence genomic DNA includes:
- the LOC131770528 gene encoding RNA-binding motif protein, X chromosome-like, with protein sequence MTGSPSGRKLFVGGLPPKVDEKALRDVFARFWHIEEAIIVTDRETHKSRGFGYVVFSNPEDAKEAISTMAGERGKKFFNHEMTLEYAKDKDSAAPRGRGGRGGGRGGFRGGYSDRGRGPPPTRGPPFRGPHPGERGPPGRPRDGPPPPRRDHMPPPSRGPPRGPPGEPPRGPPPRERYDDYGPPPDRGYPSRDYDRGGYSDRERERPPSYSNDYYGSRYPPHERGGGGSSAGGGSSYSSSERGYGPPMDRGYGSSDRYSSAERGYSSDRGYDDRYGGSTGGSGGASHDRYLPERGSYGGERQERGGYDSYGSSGGGYGSSERGYGGPERSYPPPDRGYGPPPERARSGSYGGPPAERPYSSGGSYSGGRDW